One Gloeobacter morelensis MG652769 DNA window includes the following coding sequences:
- a CDS encoding Rrf2 family transcriptional regulator, with product MELSAKSEYALLAMLQLALGHGKGEPMQIKEIAQCQSIPDRYLEQLLADLRRHGLVKSQRGARGGYLLAREPFAIHLLEIVQCIEGQDENETAPSTLEASIVREAWDESRRAAEQVLKGHTLQKLCELHDRRQSTVMYYI from the coding sequence GTGGAACTTTCCGCCAAAAGTGAATACGCTCTGCTTGCCATGCTGCAGCTGGCCCTCGGCCACGGCAAGGGCGAACCGATGCAGATTAAAGAAATTGCCCAGTGCCAGTCGATACCCGACCGCTATCTGGAGCAGTTGCTGGCAGACCTGCGCCGCCATGGGCTGGTCAAATCCCAACGCGGAGCGCGGGGGGGGTATCTGCTCGCGCGCGAACCGTTTGCCATCCACCTGCTGGAAATTGTCCAGTGCATCGAAGGGCAGGACGAAAACGAGACGGCCCCCAGTACCCTCGAAGCGAGCATCGTCCGCGAGGCGTGGGACGAATCGCGCCGGGCGGCCGAGCAAGTGCTCAAAGGCCATACGCTCCAAAAGCTCTGCGAACTGCACGACCGCCGCCAGAGCACCGTCATGTACTATATCTAA